A part of Candidatus Binatia bacterium genomic DNA contains:
- a CDS encoding molybdenum cofactor biosynthesis protein MoaE, whose amino-acid sequence MFRIVAEPIVPADLERVVRAGDGGVVTFLGIVRGRAHDGAAVRSLWYEAYEAMALAEFERIEAEARERFGDVRLAIVHRVGEVAVGEISVAVLAAAAHRAEAFLACRYAIDELKLRAAIWKQERYAAGGAAWSETHG is encoded by the coding sequence GTGTTTCGCATCGTCGCCGAGCCGATCGTCCCGGCCGACCTCGAGCGCGTGGTGCGCGCCGGCGACGGCGGCGTCGTTACGTTTCTCGGCATCGTACGAGGCCGCGCGCACGACGGCGCCGCGGTCCGCTCGTTATGGTACGAAGCGTACGAGGCCATGGCGCTCGCCGAGTTCGAGCGCATCGAGGCAGAGGCACGAGAGCGCTTCGGGGACGTCCGCCTCGCGATCGTTCATCGCGTCGGCGAAGTCGCCGTCGGCGAGATCTCCGTTGCGGTCTTGGCGGCGGCCGCGCACCGGGCCGAGGCATTTCTCGCCTGCCGCTACGCGATCGACGAGTTGAAGTTGCGAGCGGCGATCTGGAAGCAAGAGCGCTATGCCGCCGGCGGCGCCGCGTGGAGCGAGACGCATGGCTAG
- the moeB gene encoding molybdopterin-synthase adenylyltransferase MoeB — MNARALRRYSRHLLIPEVGLAGQERLGASRALVVGAGGLGSPALQYLAAAGVGRIGIVDDDAVDETNLQRQTIFDERDVGEKKVRAAAARLRALNPLVAIDELPIRFDESNARELVRLYDVVLDCTDLFSSRYLINDACFLEGRPDVYGSIFRFDGQVSVFRGAPCYRCLYPQAPPVESRPGCAEGGVLGALAGIVGAWQASEALKLLLRAGEPLEGRLLLVDSLTARVREVRFDRDPGCALCGERPAISDISPERYDEMAGDAPFAEIEAAELDEALRDARLLDVREPHEAVLGSIDGALQIPASQLEARMSELDTAARYVVACRVGAKSLWAMRRLHDAGFTKLLHLRGGLLAYAAGHEEFEFF; from the coding sequence GTGAACGCGAGAGCGCTGCGCCGCTACAGCAGGCATCTGCTGATTCCCGAAGTCGGACTGGCAGGTCAGGAACGGCTCGGCGCTTCGCGCGCGCTCGTCGTCGGCGCCGGGGGTCTCGGGTCGCCCGCGCTGCAGTATCTCGCGGCGGCCGGCGTCGGGCGCATTGGCATCGTCGACGACGACGCCGTGGACGAGACGAATCTCCAGCGCCAGACGATCTTCGACGAACGCGACGTCGGCGAGAAGAAGGTGCGCGCCGCCGCCGCGCGGCTGCGAGCGCTCAATCCGCTCGTCGCGATCGACGAGCTGCCGATTCGCTTCGACGAGAGTAACGCGCGCGAGCTCGTGCGTCTGTACGACGTCGTGCTCGACTGTACCGATCTCTTCTCGTCGCGCTACCTGATCAACGACGCGTGCTTTCTGGAGGGTCGCCCGGACGTCTACGGCTCGATCTTTCGTTTCGACGGACAGGTGAGCGTCTTTCGCGGCGCGCCGTGTTACCGGTGTCTCTATCCGCAGGCGCCGCCCGTCGAGAGCCGGCCGGGCTGCGCCGAAGGCGGGGTGCTCGGCGCGCTCGCCGGCATCGTCGGCGCGTGGCAGGCGAGCGAGGCGCTCAAATTGCTGCTGCGCGCGGGCGAACCGCTCGAGGGGCGCCTCTTGCTCGTCGATAGCCTAACGGCGCGCGTGCGCGAGGTTCGCTTCGATCGCGACCCCGGATGCGCGCTCTGCGGCGAGCGGCCCGCGATATCGGATATCTCGCCGGAACGGTACGACGAGATGGCCGGCGACGCGCCGTTTGCGGAGATCGAGGCGGCGGAGCTCGACGAGGCGTTGCGCGACGCGCGCTTGCTCGACGTGCGCGAGCCGCACGAGGCGGTGCTCGGCTCGATCGACGGCGCGCTGCAGATTCCAGCCTCGCAGCTCGAGGCGCGGATGTCGGAGCTCGACACCGCGGCGCGCTACGTCGTCGCCTGCAGGGTCGGCGCGAAGTCGCTCTGGGCGATGCGACGCTTGCACGACGCCGGCTTCACGAAGCTGCTCCATCTGCGCGGCGGGCTGCTCGCATACGCTGCGGGCCACGAGGAGTTCGAGTTCTTCTGA
- the csrA gene encoding carbon storage regulator CsrA encodes MLVLSRKANQSIMIGSDIRIVVIGLDRDQVKLGIEAPRHVPVHRFEVFEDILGATVGKASAEADNPA; translated from the coding sequence ATGCTCGTACTCAGCCGCAAGGCCAATCAGTCGATTATGATCGGAAGCGACATCCGCATTGTCGTGATCGGCCTGGACCGCGACCAAGTGAAACTGGGCATCGAAGCCCCTCGCCACGTGCCGGTTCACCGCTTCGAGGTCTTCGAAGATATCCTGGGCGCCACGGTAGGAAAAGCATCCGCCGAGGCCGATAACCCCGCTTGA
- a CDS encoding VOC family protein: MVKEIAFFAYSVRDVPRARAFYTEALGLVPGDAFGDHWIEFDVGNATFGIGNGEPLGFQPGSSTGAAFEVDDMHSTRERLKAAGVEVGEVFEFPACVTCFASDPEGNRFALHQRKIPAQAAVA, from the coding sequence ATGGTTAAGGAGATCGCGTTTTTCGCCTACTCGGTGCGCGACGTGCCGCGCGCTCGAGCCTTTTACACGGAGGCGCTCGGGCTCGTCCCCGGCGACGCCTTCGGGGACCACTGGATCGAATTCGACGTGGGAAACGCCACCTTCGGCATCGGCAACGGCGAGCCGCTCGGCTTCCAACCGGGCTCGTCGACCGGCGCCGCCTTCGAGGTGGACGACATGCATTCGACGCGCGAGCGCCTGAAAGCAGCCGGCGTTGAGGTGGGCGAGGTCTTCGAGTTTCCCGCCTGCGTCACGTGTTTCGCGAGCGATCCGGAAGGAAACCGCTTCGCGCTGCACCAGCGCAAGATACCGGCGCAAGCCGCGGTTGCTTAA
- a CDS encoding DUF4870 domain-containing protein — translation MTVATLPDPVESRALVALGYPLWPLALLSLLDRKQSRTLRRQALQALGFNAGFWGFGALLWLIAQVPFMGFSAWVLLPLLPILFLVSSVYYGIKTWNGDDVRVPVVGSWIDDRLSQGDANAR, via the coding sequence GTGACCGTCGCCACGCTTCCCGATCCGGTGGAATCGCGCGCGCTCGTCGCGCTCGGCTATCCGCTGTGGCCGTTAGCGCTGCTCTCCTTGCTCGACCGAAAGCAGTCGCGGACTCTGCGCCGCCAGGCCCTGCAGGCGCTCGGCTTCAACGCCGGCTTCTGGGGTTTCGGCGCGCTGCTCTGGCTGATCGCGCAGGTCCCGTTCATGGGTTTCTCCGCGTGGGTGCTCTTGCCGCTGCTTCCGATACTCTTCCTCGTCTCCAGCGTCTACTACGGCATCAAGACGTGGAACGGCGACGACGTTCGCGTTCCCGTAGTCGGCAGTTGGATCGACGACCGCCTCTCTCAAGGCGACGCGAACGCGCGATAG
- a CDS encoding deoxyribodipyrimidine photo-lyase: MADGPFIYLFSNDLRLDDHAGLAAAASRGSVLPLFVLDRALEARMRASPRRAGFFCAAVSALDAELRERGSRLVVRRGERARVLADVASAIGAAGVLWSASYESCAMERDRELQSELEERSLVAEIVHDAPAIAPEESAAERSAAGPGYRAFAPYFEIWSELPVASHEYPLLLRFAPSGVESEALPAPHEFGALDGGAAGPLVARRVFERFLREDAAQYSIAANVPADDRTSHLSAHLSFGTISARTIARAVRERLTDPFALSEERLSLRLFLRALAHRDFFLQLSWFYPKTNDEPLQERMRDFAWASEHPALEAWRTGRTGYPLVDAGIRQLEATGWMHPHVRAVAASWLCFDLGVDWRIGRDEWNRRLIDDDPALATGNWQWIAGVGADMAQYPRIYNPERQRRRYDPAGAYVRRWIPELEQIPIETWYGRASESAQLTLSLYDGKAYPKPAVDHGVAARAFLRRYRAFASP; the protein is encoded by the coding sequence ATGGCGGACGGGCCCTTCATCTATCTCTTCAGCAACGACCTGCGCCTCGACGATCACGCCGGGTTGGCGGCCGCCGCTTCGCGCGGCTCGGTCCTTCCGCTCTTCGTCCTCGATAGAGCGCTCGAAGCGCGCATGCGCGCCTCGCCGCGGCGCGCCGGATTCTTCTGCGCGGCGGTGTCCGCGCTCGACGCGGAGCTGCGCGAGCGAGGAAGCCGCCTCGTCGTGCGCCGTGGGGAACGTGCCCGCGTCCTCGCCGATGTTGCGAGCGCGATCGGCGCGGCCGGGGTGCTCTGGAGCGCTTCGTACGAGTCCTGCGCGATGGAGCGCGACCGCGAGCTGCAGTCGGAGTTGGAGGAACGCTCGCTCGTCGCCGAGATCGTGCACGACGCGCCGGCGATTGCGCCCGAGGAGAGCGCGGCGGAACGCAGCGCGGCGGGGCCCGGATACCGCGCCTTCGCGCCGTACTTCGAGATCTGGTCCGAGTTGCCGGTCGCGTCGCATGAGTATCCGCTGCTGCTCCGCTTCGCTCCGTCGGGCGTCGAGAGCGAAGCGTTGCCGGCCCCGCACGAGTTCGGCGCCCTCGACGGCGGTGCGGCCGGGCCGCTCGTCGCGCGGCGCGTCTTCGAGCGCTTCCTGCGCGAGGACGCCGCGCAGTACTCCATCGCGGCAAACGTTCCGGCCGACGATCGCACCTCGCACCTTTCGGCGCATCTCTCGTTCGGCACGATCTCGGCCCGGACAATCGCGCGCGCGGTTCGCGAGCGCCTGACCGATCCGTTTGCGCTCAGCGAGGAGCGCCTCTCGTTACGGCTCTTTCTGCGGGCGCTCGCGCACCGGGATTTCTTTCTCCAGTTAAGCTGGTTCTATCCGAAGACGAACGACGAGCCGCTCCAAGAGCGGATGCGCGACTTCGCTTGGGCCTCCGAGCACCCGGCGCTCGAGGCGTGGCGCACCGGCAGGACCGGCTATCCGCTGGTGGACGCGGGCATTCGCCAATTGGAGGCGACCGGCTGGATGCACCCGCACGTGCGTGCGGTTGCCGCGTCGTGGCTCTGCTTCGATCTCGGGGTAGACTGGCGCATCGGCCGCGACGAGTGGAATCGCCGGCTGATCGACGACGATCCGGCGCTGGCGACGGGCAACTGGCAGTGGATCGCGGGGGTTGGCGCCGACATGGCGCAGTATCCGCGGATTTACAATCCCGAACGCCAGCGGCGCCGGTACGATCCGGCGGGCGCCTACGTCCGGCGTTGGATTCCCGAGCTCGAACAGATTCCCATCGAGACGTGGTATGGGCGCGCCTCGGAGTCGGCGCAGCTCACGCTCTCACTCTACGACGGCAAGGCGTATCCGAAACCGGCCGTCGATCACGGCGTCGCGGCGCGCGCCTTTCTGCGCCGCTATCGCGCGTTCGCGTCGCCTTGA
- a CDS encoding aldo/keto reductase, which yields MRCGPRGVRVLLRRKAFGPTGIELPAIGQGTWNFPESGARLKEARAAIRRGVELGMNHIDTAEMYGSGRVEELVGDAIAGIERERLFIVTKVMPGNASFRGTLAAAERSLERLRCGYLDLLLLHWPGAHPLEETMRAFDTLVERGKTRFVGVSNFDVEEMIEAAGYLRAPLACNQVLYHLGERGIERRLVAAARERRIAIVAYTPFGRGAFLRSAASRAALERVAEKHGATARQVVLAFLTRDPNLFTIPKASRLEHVEENARAGKLELDAADVAAIEEAFPLGAPGPLATL from the coding sequence ATACGCTGCGGGCCACGAGGAGTTCGAGTTCTTCTGAGACGCAAAGCGTTCGGGCCGACGGGCATCGAGCTCCCTGCGATCGGGCAAGGCACCTGGAACTTCCCCGAGAGCGGGGCGCGGCTCAAAGAGGCGCGCGCTGCGATCCGCCGCGGCGTCGAGCTCGGCATGAACCACATAGATACGGCCGAGATGTACGGCTCGGGACGCGTCGAGGAGCTCGTCGGCGACGCGATCGCCGGCATCGAGCGCGAGCGGCTCTTCATCGTCACGAAGGTGATGCCGGGCAACGCGAGCTTTCGCGGAACGCTCGCGGCCGCGGAGCGCAGCCTCGAGCGCCTGCGTTGCGGCTATCTCGATCTCTTGCTCCTGCACTGGCCGGGGGCGCATCCGCTCGAGGAAACGATGCGCGCCTTCGACACGCTCGTCGAGCGGGGAAAGACGCGTTTCGTCGGCGTCAGCAATTTCGACGTCGAGGAGATGATCGAGGCGGCCGGTTATCTGCGCGCGCCGCTCGCCTGCAATCAAGTGCTCTACCATCTCGGCGAGCGCGGCATCGAGCGTCGGCTCGTAGCGGCGGCGCGGGAACGCCGCATCGCGATCGTCGCGTATACGCCCTTCGGACGGGGCGCCTTCCTGCGATCGGCAGCGAGCCGCGCGGCGCTCGAGCGGGTCGCGGAGAAGCACGGGGCTACGGCGCGCCAGGTGGTCCTGGCGTTTCTCACGCGCGACCCGAACCTCTTCACGATTCCGAAAGCCTCGCGACTCGAGCACGTAGAAGAGAACGCGAGAGCGGGGAAATTGGAGCTCGACGCCGCCGACGTTGCGGCGATCGAGGAAGCCTTTCCGCTGGGCGCTCCCGGTCCGCTCGCAACGCTATGA
- a CDS encoding RNA polymerase sigma factor → MEACREIDRTAAAQARVETLVLAYQTKLARYIRRMVGDAEAALDLTQDVFLSAHRMLQADPSRELTAGWLYRAATNGAISFLRRKRILRILPLDREIDRSTWRVDERSAASVDLQTALGRLAPEQSAALLLTSYAGYSSSEAAEMLGTTATAVRQRVCRAMRVLRSVMKEDLER, encoded by the coding sequence GTGGAGGCATGCCGGGAGATCGACCGCACGGCGGCCGCGCAGGCGCGAGTCGAAACCTTGGTATTGGCATACCAGACGAAGCTGGCGCGCTACATACGCCGGATGGTCGGCGATGCCGAGGCCGCGTTGGATCTCACGCAGGACGTCTTTCTCTCGGCCCATCGGATGCTGCAGGCCGACCCGTCGCGCGAGCTCACCGCAGGCTGGCTCTATCGCGCGGCGACGAACGGCGCGATCTCGTTTCTCCGGCGAAAGCGGATCCTTCGCATCCTGCCGCTCGATCGCGAGATCGACCGCAGCACCTGGCGGGTGGACGAGCGTAGCGCGGCGTCGGTAGATTTGCAGACCGCGCTGGGAAGGCTTGCGCCCGAGCAATCGGCGGCGCTGCTGCTGACGAGCTATGCGGGGTACTCGTCGAGCGAGGCGGCCGAGATGCTCGGCACGACTGCGACCGCCGTGCGCCAGCGCGTCTGCCGCGCGATGCGCGTCTTACGGAGCGTGATGAAGGAGGACTTGGAGCGATGA
- a CDS encoding ABC transporter ATP-binding protein, producing the protein MTRRSILVRLAREARPYYPRLAVAMAMGVLAGVLSIVPPLAFRIIINQVLVPGAGRAPDLRALYLSLGLTSIALVLANAAIYGQTYLTAWSGQHLVARLRVRLFERLLNLPLGEFDKWRPGELIARFSTDLQIMIDAVSVSVPQLVVALATFVSSFATMIYLDWLLTLSLVLVAPIVSVAVSNFQRLISASTHRAQQRIADLTANLSEILQGQRVVKSFGSEAYEVGRFRRRNDDFFGAYMKLTQFIQTQPLVISTIMVAAVVAIMWLSVREVLVGRLDTGRVFMYWGLLVNLMNPMNRVAAFFGDISKAMVGAGRVFELLDLPVEVRDPPGAVALPLVRGRIEYDDVTFTYKEGEPPALTDVNAAIEAGEIVALVGPSGAGKTTIVNLVPRFYQPQKGRVCIDGIDIATVRLADLRGAIAIVPQDVQLFRGSILDNIRYGRIGASDDDVRAAARDANVDEYVRGFPNGYATEVGERGVRLSGGERQRIAIARAVLRDPRILILDEATSALDSHSEAMVEEALDRLLPGRTTLIIAHRLSTVRRAHKVLFVEAGRVVEIGTHDELLAKGGAYARLHAAQFKGV; encoded by the coding sequence ATGACCCGCCGCTCCATTCTGGTTCGGTTGGCGCGCGAGGCGCGTCCGTACTATCCGCGGCTCGCCGTTGCGATGGCCATGGGCGTTCTCGCCGGCGTGCTCTCGATCGTACCACCGCTCGCCTTCCGCATCATCATCAATCAGGTGCTCGTGCCCGGAGCGGGCCGAGCGCCCGACTTGCGCGCGCTCTACCTCTCGCTCGGATTAACCTCGATCGCGCTCGTGCTCGCGAACGCGGCGATCTACGGTCAGACCTATCTGACCGCGTGGAGCGGACAGCATCTCGTCGCGCGCCTGCGCGTGCGGCTCTTCGAGCGGTTGCTGAATCTGCCGCTCGGGGAGTTCGACAAATGGCGGCCGGGCGAATTGATCGCGAGGTTCTCGACCGACCTGCAGATCATGATCGACGCGGTGAGCGTCTCGGTGCCGCAGCTCGTCGTCGCGCTCGCGACGTTCGTCTCGTCGTTCGCGACGATGATCTACCTCGATTGGCTGCTCACGCTCTCGCTCGTTCTCGTCGCGCCGATCGTCTCGGTCGCGGTCTCGAACTTTCAACGGCTGATCTCGGCGAGCACCCATCGCGCGCAGCAGCGCATCGCCGATCTCACCGCCAACCTCTCGGAGATCCTCCAAGGCCAGCGCGTCGTCAAGTCGTTCGGGAGCGAAGCGTACGAGGTTGGGCGCTTCCGCCGGCGCAACGACGATTTCTTCGGCGCCTACATGAAGCTCACGCAGTTCATTCAGACGCAGCCGCTCGTGATCTCGACGATCATGGTCGCCGCGGTCGTCGCGATCATGTGGCTCTCCGTGCGCGAGGTCCTCGTCGGCCGGCTCGACACCGGGCGCGTCTTCATGTATTGGGGGCTGCTCGTCAACCTGATGAACCCGATGAATCGGGTGGCGGCGTTCTTCGGCGACATCAGCAAGGCGATGGTGGGTGCGGGGCGCGTCTTCGAGCTGCTCGACCTGCCGGTCGAAGTCCGCGATCCGCCCGGCGCGGTCGCACTGCCGCTGGTGCGCGGCCGAATCGAGTACGACGACGTCACCTTTACGTACAAAGAGGGCGAGCCGCCGGCGCTGACCGACGTGAACGCCGCGATCGAAGCCGGCGAGATCGTCGCGCTCGTCGGGCCGTCGGGCGCGGGCAAGACGACGATCGTGAATCTGGTGCCGCGCTTCTACCAACCGCAGAAGGGCCGCGTTTGCATCGACGGGATAGATATCGCGACCGTCCGTCTCGCGGATCTGCGCGGAGCGATCGCGATCGTTCCGCAGGACGTGCAACTCTTCCGAGGATCGATTCTCGACAACATCCGGTACGGCCGCATCGGGGCGAGCGACGACGACGTGCGCGCGGCCGCGCGCGACGCGAACGTGGACGAATACGTGCGCGGCTTTCCCAACGGCTACGCAACCGAGGTCGGCGAGCGCGGCGTGCGTCTATCGGGCGGCGAGCGCCAGCGCATCGCGATCGCGCGCGCCGTTCTGCGCGATCCGCGGATCTTGATCTTGGACGAGGCGACGAGCGCGCTCGACTCGCACTCGGAGGCGATGGTCGAAGAGGCGCTCGACCGGCTCTTGCCGGGGCGCACGACGCTCATCATCGCGCATCGTCTCTCGACCGTCCGGCGCGCGCACAAAGTGCTCTTCGTCGAAGCGGGACGCGTCGTCGAAATCGGGACGCACGACGAGCTGCTGGCGAAGGGCGGTGCGTACGCGCGGCTCCACGCCGCGCAGTTTAAGGGAGTTTAA
- a CDS encoding alpha/beta fold hydrolase: MARVELFRISTERNPVAVLWYEPRRPRGITLIAGHGYSSSKQNLDFLCAFLAGHGFGVYSIDFPGHKLGASGGELRGVDDCIDAMFGAVAFARGRGDDASYTLGHSMGGMTAIFTAALDRNILGTIAIATGFGRPTSLEALQKVGATDFRASYVVGVTLPELVAGVDKRYDELLPRLAGRPALYVAASRDGMVSPASVADLYERAPEPKSLVTIESDHTYAAEHARAAVLEWLNDRHAPAAKT, from the coding sequence ATGGCTAGGGTCGAGCTGTTTCGGATCTCGACGGAACGCAATCCGGTTGCGGTGCTCTGGTACGAACCGCGGCGCCCGCGCGGCATCACGCTGATCGCCGGACACGGGTATTCGTCGAGCAAGCAGAACCTCGATTTTCTCTGTGCGTTTCTTGCCGGCCACGGATTCGGCGTCTACAGCATCGACTTCCCCGGCCACAAGCTCGGTGCGAGCGGTGGCGAGCTGCGCGGCGTGGACGATTGCATCGACGCGATGTTCGGCGCCGTCGCGTTCGCCCGGGGACGCGGCGACGACGCGAGCTACACGCTTGGCCACAGCATGGGCGGCATGACGGCGATCTTCACCGCCGCGCTCGACCGGAATATTCTCGGGACGATCGCAATCGCGACGGGCTTCGGCCGGCCGACCTCGCTCGAGGCGCTGCAGAAGGTGGGCGCGACCGATTTTCGCGCGTCCTACGTCGTCGGGGTTACGCTGCCGGAGCTCGTCGCCGGCGTGGACAAACGATACGACGAGCTGTTGCCTCGGCTCGCCGGACGCCCGGCGCTCTACGTCGCGGCGAGCCGCGACGGGATGGTCAGTCCCGCGAGCGTCGCAGATCTCTACGAACGAGCGCCGGAGCCAAAGTCGCTCGTCACGATCGAGAGCGATCATACGTACGCCGCCGAGCACGCGCGCGCGGCCGTTCTGGAGTGGCTGAACGATCGCCACGCGCCGGCAGCCAAAACGTGA
- the queG gene encoding tRNA epoxyqueuosine(34) reductase QueG: MIAAVDVKGIKERAIRAALDRGAASVRVAPAAADGESRRRMEAAFSRGDFEAWSYDGAYARLASDPAALLRGARSVVCVAVPYATNGSRSNPPLRGRVSNYAWSGDYHRRLRGLLDAVAREIDEAAGESVTAVACDTRPLAERAFAARAGIGWVGKHTNLIVPEHGSFVFLGEIVTTLELPADEASRKSCGTCARCVEACPTRALRGDYTIDANRCISDLTQRTGAIPRAMRPLIGDWVWGCDLCQLVCPPTIAAGSRASSEWAPRDPDAARPPLVALLRLRSGDYERRYRPTAMGWRGGAVLRRNAAVALGNALDRSAVGALTESLALDPHPMVRGHVAWALGRIGSPPALRALRRQRSLERNGEVLAEIVAALEPFA, translated from the coding sequence ATGATCGCAGCCGTGGACGTGAAGGGAATCAAGGAACGCGCGATTCGCGCCGCGCTCGATCGCGGCGCCGCGAGCGTGCGCGTCGCGCCTGCGGCGGCCGACGGCGAGTCGCGCCGGCGCATGGAGGCGGCGTTCTCCCGCGGCGATTTCGAAGCGTGGAGCTACGACGGCGCGTATGCGCGGCTCGCGAGCGATCCCGCGGCGTTGTTGCGCGGCGCCCGCAGCGTCGTCTGCGTCGCGGTGCCGTACGCGACGAACGGGAGCCGGTCGAACCCCCCGCTGCGCGGACGCGTCTCGAACTACGCCTGGTCGGGCGATTACCACCGGCGTCTGCGCGGGCTGCTCGACGCGGTGGCGCGCGAGATCGACGAGGCTGCCGGCGAGTCCGTGACGGCCGTCGCCTGCGATACGCGTCCGCTCGCCGAGCGCGCCTTCGCCGCGCGCGCCGGCATCGGTTGGGTCGGCAAGCATACGAACCTCATCGTGCCGGAACACGGCTCGTTCGTTTTCTTGGGCGAGATCGTGACGACGCTGGAACTCCCCGCCGACGAGGCCTCGCGCAAATCGTGCGGCACGTGCGCGCGCTGCGTCGAGGCCTGCCCCACGCGAGCGCTGCGCGGCGATTACACGATCGACGCAAACCGGTGCATCTCCGACCTAACGCAACGGACGGGCGCGATTCCGCGCGCGATGCGGCCGCTGATCGGCGACTGGGTATGGGGATGCGATCTCTGTCAGCTCGTCTGTCCGCCGACGATCGCAGCCGGAAGCCGTGCTTCGAGCGAGTGGGCTCCGCGCGATCCCGATGCGGCGAGACCGCCGCTCGTCGCGCTCTTGCGCCTGCGCAGCGGCGATTACGAGCGCCGCTATCGCCCGACGGCAATGGGGTGGCGAGGCGGCGCGGTGTTGCGGCGCAACGCCGCCGTCGCGCTGGGAAACGCGCTCGACCGTTCGGCCGTCGGCGCGCTGACCGAAAGCTTGGCGCTCGATCCGCATCCGATGGTGCGCGGTCACGTCGCCTGGGCGCTCGGACGAATCGGCTCGCCGCCGGCGCTGCGCGCGCTGCGCAGGCAGCGCTCGCTCGAGAGGAACGGCGAGGTGCTGGCCGAGATAGTAGCGGCATTGGAACCTTTTGCATGA
- the moaA gene encoding GTP 3',8-cyclase MoaA: MNAVSLLDGFSRPITYLRVSVTDKCNLRCIYCMPDAGLPWLAREEILSYEEIAEVVRAAASVGVRAVRLTGGEPLVRRDLHRLVAAIAAIDGIEDVALSTNALMLEAQLPGLVSAGLRRVNVSLDTLRADRFETIARRPGLDAVLRGIEAAVRAGLSPLKLNCVVMRGKNDDELADFAELTRERPIFVRFIEVMPVYENLGMQRDAYVSSDEILEQISAIRELRSVVGPGGNGPARYYAFPGAAGAIGVISPLSHDYCERCNRVRLTADGRLRLCLFGDHAIDLRAPLRAGATTAQLGELLRSAMLIKPERHHLRLGETASRMRAFSEIGG, from the coding sequence GTGAACGCCGTCTCGCTCCTCGACGGCTTCAGCCGCCCGATCACCTACCTCCGCGTCTCGGTGACCGACAAGTGCAACCTGCGCTGCATCTACTGCATGCCGGATGCGGGCCTGCCGTGGCTCGCGCGCGAGGAGATTCTCAGCTACGAGGAGATCGCCGAGGTCGTGCGCGCCGCCGCGTCCGTCGGCGTTCGCGCGGTTCGACTCACCGGCGGGGAACCGCTCGTCCGGCGCGACCTCCATCGTCTCGTTGCGGCGATCGCCGCGATCGACGGCATCGAGGACGTCGCGCTCTCGACGAACGCGCTGATGCTCGAGGCGCAACTGCCCGGCCTCGTCTCGGCAGGGCTGCGCCGCGTCAACGTCTCGCTCGACACGCTCCGCGCCGATCGCTTCGAGACGATCGCGCGCAGACCCGGACTCGACGCGGTGCTGCGCGGGATCGAGGCCGCCGTGCGTGCCGGGCTCTCGCCGCTCAAACTCAACTGCGTCGTCATGCGCGGGAAGAACGACGACGAACTGGCCGATTTCGCGGAGCTGACGCGCGAACGTCCGATCTTCGTCCGCTTCATCGAGGTCATGCCCGTCTACGAGAACCTCGGGATGCAGCGCGACGCGTACGTCTCGTCGGACGAGATTCTCGAGCAAATTTCGGCGATCCGCGAGCTGCGTTCCGTCGTCGGCCCCGGCGGAAACGGACCGGCGCGCTACTACGCCTTTCCCGGTGCGGCCGGCGCGATCGGCGTCATCAGCCCCCTCTCTCACGATTACTGCGAGCGGTGCAACCGCGTGCGCCTCACGGCCGACGGGCGGCTGCGGCTCTGCCTCTTCGGCGATCACGCGATCGACCTGCGGGCGCCGCTGCGCGCCGGGGCGACCACCGCGCAGCTCGGCGAGTTGCTGCGGTCGGCGATGCTGATCAAGCCGGAGCGCCACCACCTGCGCCTCGGGGAGACGGCATCGCGGATGCGGGCGTTCTCCGAGATCGGCGGCTGA